In a genomic window of Amycolatopsis japonica:
- a CDS encoding ANTAR domain-containing protein, whose protein sequence is MWDGTGGRYDQSALRELVEAERGRADRAAGVALRHEILMETAVEPMRPFHRRMAELHRATEGRHRAAADLHAGYVAAVKDWAAGRADVPPAFLAAVAENAGVRSLAVTLFSGPGTAAVVVSDPVAARANDLECVFGEGPSREMPGVCAERELSSRWPRFGPAAKELGVRAVVSARLGLREAPLGTLTAYRPEPEPDAEIARSTELVADALTATALHPDTRLDAEDGLPVHPLFGDLDLEIVVHHATGMVMATQDCTASDALALIHARAYALDESVIEVARTIVNRTSTLS, encoded by the coding sequence ATGTGGGACGGCACCGGTGGCCGGTACGACCAGTCGGCCCTGCGGGAACTGGTCGAGGCCGAACGAGGGCGTGCGGATCGCGCCGCGGGGGTGGCCTTACGGCACGAAATCCTCATGGAAACGGCCGTCGAACCCATGCGACCGTTCCACCGGAGGATGGCGGAACTCCATCGCGCCACCGAGGGCAGGCACCGGGCGGCGGCCGATCTGCACGCCGGTTATGTCGCCGCGGTGAAGGACTGGGCCGCCGGGCGGGCGGACGTCCCGCCGGCGTTCCTGGCCGCGGTCGCCGAGAACGCCGGCGTCCGGAGCCTCGCGGTGACCTTGTTCAGCGGCCCCGGGACCGCGGCCGTCGTCGTGTCCGATCCCGTCGCCGCCAGGGCGAACGACCTGGAGTGCGTCTTCGGCGAAGGGCCCTCCCGGGAAATGCCCGGCGTTTGCGCCGAGCGGGAACTGTCGAGCCGGTGGCCCCGGTTCGGGCCCGCCGCGAAGGAACTCGGGGTCCGGGCGGTGGTGTCGGCCCGGCTCGGGCTGCGGGAAGCGCCGCTGGGCACCCTCACCGCGTATCGGCCCGAACCCGAACCGGACGCCGAAATCGCCCGTTCGACGGAACTGGTGGCCGACGCGCTCACCGCCACCGCGTTGCATCCGGACACCCGGCTCGACGCGGAAGACGGGCTCCCCGTCCATCCGTTGTTCGGTGACCTGGACCTCGAGATCGTGGTGCACCATGCCACGGGGATGGTCATGGCCACGCAGGATTGCACCGCTTCGGACGCGCTCGCCCTCATTCACGCGCGTGCCTACGCCCTGGACGAAAGCGTCATCGAAGTCGCCAG
- a CDS encoding ANTAR domain-containing protein gives MRNREKWVADTLVELADTLVPALDPANYWLCVADRYTQLIASSSVHLTASGDRHVVVDTDERLEAPPLGDLFAEEGPGVESEASGKPVVNVLLDDATSRWSRFAPAALSLGYRSVHAFPFSRREDALGSVTILTTETTPLPPTELSIASALADVATIAMLNHRTIDGLTTTSRQLQGALSSRVIIEQAKGLLSARLEVSAEGAFRVLRRYARSHNMRIGDLSERLMSRRLTVADLVPHGDDLTPAASPSAARRHFRARPAANN, from the coding sequence ATGCGGAATCGCGAAAAATGGGTCGCCGACACGTTGGTGGAGCTGGCGGACACTCTCGTCCCCGCGTTGGATCCGGCGAATTACTGGCTCTGCGTGGCGGATCGATACACCCAGCTGATCGCTTCGTCGTCGGTGCATCTGACCGCCTCCGGCGACCGCCACGTCGTGGTGGACACCGACGAAAGACTCGAGGCACCACCGCTCGGCGATCTGTTCGCCGAAGAAGGGCCGGGCGTCGAGAGCGAGGCGAGCGGGAAGCCGGTCGTCAACGTGCTCCTCGACGACGCGACGTCACGCTGGAGCAGATTCGCCCCCGCCGCGCTTTCCCTCGGCTATCGGTCGGTGCACGCGTTCCCCTTCAGCCGCCGCGAAGACGCGCTCGGCTCGGTGACGATCCTGACCACGGAGACGACGCCGCTGCCGCCGACCGAGCTGAGCATCGCGAGCGCGCTCGCCGACGTCGCGACGATCGCCATGCTCAACCACCGGACGATCGACGGGCTGACCACGACCTCACGGCAACTGCAGGGCGCGCTGTCGAGCCGGGTGATCATCGAACAGGCCAAGGGATTGCTGTCCGCCCGGCTGGAAGTCAGCGCGGAGGGCGCGTTCCGGGTGCTGCGGCGGTACGCCCGCAGTCACAACATGCGGATCGGCGACCTGTCCGAACGGCTGATGAGCCGCCGCCTGACGGTCGCCGACCTGGTCCCCCATGGCGACGACCTCACTCCCGCCGCTTCTCCATCAGCAGCACGACGCCACTTCCGGGCCCGCCCAGCGGCGAACAACTGA
- a CDS encoding CheR family methyltransferase: MIVHAGGSDDEQELESLLTFINDSRGFDFTGYKRTSLGRRIRKRMQTVNFEKYADYRDFLESNADEFQELFNTILINVTGFFRDPAAWEYLRTAVVPGLIAKADPDQDIRIWSAGCSSGEEAYTLAIIFAEHLGIEACTKRVKIYGTDVDEEALREARAGVYSLKALEKLPDEVKSKYFEPNGALFAFRRDLRRRVIFGRHDITRDAPISRVDLLVCRNTLMYFNVEAQTKIIERFHFALNEGGHLFLGKAEMLLADGSRFEVTDMRNRVFRIQNGVGSAKSARFDLLPASEAGRFNRRQVVELALASSPDSVLVIDRDGTVALINGAARLQFGLSPDKVGTLFGELEISSRPIDLGSMVDRAHSERRSVRVNAVRWDKNDGEARYFDVIVKPLLTSDGEDLGVAITLIDTTEATRLQQEVKRVQEDLATAYAELQSTNAELETVNEELQSSIEELETTNEELQSTNEELETTNEELQSGNEELETMNEELRIRTAELDEARTFLEGVLSSVAAGVVVLDSDLLVRSWNRGAEDLWGMRADEVYRADFFTLDFGLPTDGLRDMVEICNETGHRALPVETDAVDRKGRPFAASVSCSPLGGPGSGVVLLMEKRRE, from the coding sequence GTGATCGTGCATGCCGGTGGGTCCGACGACGAGCAAGAGCTGGAATCGCTGCTGACGTTCATCAACGATTCCCGCGGATTCGATTTCACCGGGTACAAGCGGACGTCGCTCGGCCGCCGGATCCGTAAGCGGATGCAGACGGTGAACTTCGAGAAGTACGCGGATTACCGGGATTTCCTGGAAAGCAACGCCGACGAGTTCCAGGAACTCTTCAACACGATTCTGATCAACGTCACCGGTTTCTTCCGCGACCCGGCGGCGTGGGAGTACCTGCGGACGGCCGTCGTCCCCGGCTTGATCGCCAAGGCCGACCCGGACCAGGACATCCGGATCTGGAGCGCCGGGTGTTCGAGCGGCGAGGAGGCCTACACCCTCGCGATCATCTTCGCCGAACACCTCGGGATCGAGGCCTGCACCAAACGGGTCAAGATCTACGGCACCGACGTCGACGAGGAAGCCCTGCGCGAGGCCAGGGCCGGCGTGTACTCCCTCAAAGCGCTGGAAAAACTTCCCGACGAGGTGAAGTCGAAGTACTTCGAACCGAACGGCGCCTTGTTCGCCTTCCGCCGCGACCTCCGTCGCCGGGTGATCTTCGGCAGGCACGACATCACCCGTGACGCCCCGATCTCGCGGGTCGATCTGCTCGTCTGCCGCAACACCCTGATGTATTTCAACGTCGAAGCGCAGACGAAAATCATCGAGCGGTTCCATTTCGCGCTCAACGAAGGCGGTCACCTTTTCCTCGGCAAGGCCGAGATGCTGCTCGCCGACGGTTCCCGGTTCGAGGTCACCGACATGCGCAACCGGGTGTTCCGGATCCAGAACGGGGTGGGGTCGGCGAAGTCGGCGCGATTCGACCTCTTGCCCGCTTCCGAGGCGGGAAGATTCAATCGGCGTCAGGTGGTCGAACTGGCCTTGGCGTCCTCACCCGATTCGGTGCTGGTCATCGACCGTGACGGCACGGTCGCGTTGATCAACGGCGCGGCGAGGCTGCAGTTCGGGCTTTCCCCGGACAAGGTGGGCACGTTGTTCGGGGAGCTGGAGATCTCCTCTCGGCCGATCGACCTCGGGTCCATGGTCGACAGAGCCCACAGCGAGCGACGGAGTGTCCGGGTCAACGCCGTGCGATGGGACAAGAACGACGGTGAGGCACGGTATTTCGACGTCATCGTGAAGCCACTGCTCACCAGTGACGGCGAGGACCTCGGCGTCGCGATCACCCTCATCGACACCACCGAGGCCACCCGGCTCCAGCAGGAGGTCAAACGGGTGCAAGAGGACCTCGCCACGGCCTACGCGGAACTCCAATCGACCAACGCGGAATTGGAGACCGTGAACGAGGAACTCCAGTCGAGCATCGAGGAACTCGAGACGACGAACGAGGAACTCCAGTCCACCAACGAGGAACTCGAGACCACCAACGAGGAACTCCAGTCGGGCAACGAGGAACTCGAGACGATGAACGAGGAGCTGCGGATCCGCACCGCCGAGCTGGACGAGGCACGCACCTTCCTCGAAGGGGTGCTGTCCAGTGTCGCCGCCGGAGTGGTCGTGCTCGACAGCGATCTTCTGGTGCGCAGCTGGAACCGCGGCGCCGAGGACCTGTGGGGGATGCGCGCCGACGAGGTCTACCGGGCGGATTTCTTCACGCTCGACTTCGGCCTGCCGACGGACGGGCTCCGCGACATGGTCGAGATCTGCAACGAGACCGGCCACCGCGCGCTCCCGGTCGAGACCGACGCGGTCGACCGGAAGGGCAGGCCCTTCGCCGCCTCCGTCAGTTGTTCGCCGCTGGGCGGGCCCGGAAGTGGCGTCGTGCTGCTGATGGAGAAGCGGCGGGAGTGA
- a CDS encoding chemotaxis protein CheB, which produces MFARAVPYEIVAIGASAGGVKALLTVLKALPVDFPVPVVIVQHLDPHHDTVLAELLDRRSLLRVKLAEDGDVAEPGTAYIAPPDRHLLVGSGGALRLSTRDKVRFVRPSADLLFESVAVACGAAALVCVLTGTGSDGSAGARAVSSRGGTVVAEDPSTAEFKGMPQAVLNAVAVDLTLPLEGIAAALVALIEGTRSL; this is translated from the coding sequence ATGTTCGCGCGGGCGGTGCCCTACGAGATCGTCGCGATCGGGGCTTCGGCGGGCGGAGTCAAGGCACTCCTCACGGTGCTCAAGGCCTTGCCCGTGGACTTCCCGGTGCCCGTGGTCATCGTCCAGCACCTCGATCCCCACCACGACACGGTGCTCGCCGAGCTTCTCGACCGGCGGTCGCTGTTGCGGGTCAAGCTGGCCGAGGACGGCGACGTGGCCGAGCCCGGTACCGCCTACATCGCCCCGCCGGACCGCCATCTCCTGGTCGGGTCCGGCGGGGCACTCCGGCTGTCGACGCGGGACAAGGTGAGATTCGTCCGCCCGTCGGCCGATCTGCTCTTCGAATCCGTCGCGGTGGCCTGCGGTGCCGCGGCACTGGTCTGCGTGCTCACCGGGACCGGTTCCGACGGCTCGGCGGGCGCGAGGGCGGTCTCGTCGCGTGGCGGTACCGTGGTCGCCGAAGATCCGAGTACCGCGGAATTCAAAGGCATGCCACAGGCCGTGCTGAACGCCGTGGCGGTCGATCTGACGCTGCCGCTGGAGGGGATCGCGGCCGCGCTGGTGGCCCTGATCGAAGGAACGAGATCGCTGTGA
- the leuA gene encoding 2-isopropylmalate synthase, translating to MSIRKPTRPAPSEQASWNTQRGTSMPVHRYRPWYDLVEDISLPDRTWPDKRIERAPLWCAVDLRDGNQALIDPMSPARKRKFFDLLVRMGYKEIEVGFPAASQTDFDFVREIIDEGAIPDDVSIQVLTQCRPELIERTFKALEGAPRAIVHIYNSTSILQRRVVFREERIGITKIASQAAELVVDYAAKQPDTDFRFQYSPESYTGTELSYALEVCNTITEIWQPTPEKPVILNLPATVEMASPNVYADSIEWMHRNLDRRDSVILSLHPHNDRGTGIAAAELGFQAGADRIEGCLFGNGERTGNVDLVALGMNLYSQGIDPQIDFSDMDEIKRTVEYCNQLPVHERSPWAGDLVFTAFSGSHQDAINKGLDAMKAAADKVGTPVDEHPWEVPYLPIDPKDIGRNYEAVIRVNSQSGKGGVAYIMKAEHQLDLPRRLQIEFSKVVQRHTDTEGGEVDPATMWNAFSAEYLELKTPLELVRQHVRDNGDGEYDITATVRVEGDEHEVTGRGNGPIAAFFDALSTVGFDLRLLDYSEHTLSPGDDARAASYIECAISDRVYWGIGIDPSIVTASLRAVVSAVNRANR from the coding sequence ATGAGCATTCGCAAGCCCACCCGTCCTGCGCCTTCCGAGCAGGCTTCGTGGAACACCCAGCGCGGCACTTCGATGCCCGTACACCGCTATCGCCCCTGGTACGACCTGGTCGAGGACATCTCGCTGCCCGACCGCACCTGGCCGGACAAGCGCATCGAGCGCGCGCCGCTGTGGTGCGCCGTCGACCTGCGTGACGGCAACCAGGCCCTGATCGACCCGATGTCGCCCGCGCGCAAGCGCAAGTTCTTCGACCTGCTGGTCCGCATGGGCTACAAGGAGATCGAGGTCGGCTTCCCGGCGGCGTCGCAGACGGACTTCGACTTCGTCCGCGAGATCATCGACGAGGGCGCCATCCCGGACGACGTCAGCATCCAGGTGCTGACCCAGTGCCGCCCGGAGCTGATCGAGCGCACCTTCAAGGCGCTCGAAGGCGCGCCGCGCGCGATCGTCCACATCTACAACTCGACCTCGATCCTGCAGCGTCGCGTCGTGTTCCGCGAAGAGCGCATCGGCATCACGAAGATCGCTTCGCAGGCCGCTGAGCTGGTCGTCGACTACGCGGCGAAGCAGCCGGACACCGACTTCCGCTTCCAGTACTCGCCGGAGTCCTACACCGGCACCGAGCTGTCGTACGCGCTCGAGGTCTGCAACACCATCACGGAGATCTGGCAGCCGACGCCGGAGAAGCCGGTGATCCTGAATCTGCCCGCGACCGTCGAGATGGCGTCGCCGAACGTCTACGCCGACTCGATCGAGTGGATGCACCGCAACCTGGACCGCCGCGACTCGGTGATCCTGTCGCTGCACCCGCACAACGACCGCGGCACCGGTATCGCCGCCGCCGAACTGGGCTTCCAGGCCGGCGCGGACCGGATCGAAGGCTGCCTGTTCGGCAACGGCGAGCGCACCGGCAACGTCGACCTGGTCGCGCTGGGCATGAACCTGTACAGCCAGGGCATCGACCCGCAGATCGACTTCTCCGACATGGACGAGATCAAGCGGACCGTCGAGTACTGCAACCAGCTGCCGGTGCACGAACGCAGCCCGTGGGCGGGCGACCTGGTGTTCACCGCGTTCTCCGGCAGCCACCAGGACGCGATCAACAAGGGCCTCGACGCGATGAAGGCCGCCGCCGACAAGGTCGGGACGCCGGTCGACGAGCACCCGTGGGAGGTCCCGTACCTGCCGATCGACCCGAAGGACATCGGCCGCAACTACGAGGCCGTGATCCGGGTGAACTCGCAGTCCGGCAAGGGCGGCGTCGCCTACATCATGAAGGCCGAGCACCAGCTCGACCTGCCGCGGCGCCTGCAGATCGAGTTCTCGAAGGTCGTCCAGCGCCACACCGACACCGAGGGCGGCGAGGTCGACCCGGCCACGATGTGGAACGCGTTCTCGGCCGAGTATCTGGAGCTGAAGACGCCGCTGGAGCTGGTGCGCCAGCACGTCCGGGACAACGGGGACGGTGAGTACGACATCACCGCGACCGTGCGGGTCGAGGGCGACGAGCACGAGGTCACCGGACGCGGGAACGGCCCGATCGCGGCGTTCTTCGACGCGCTGTCGACCGTCGGGTTCGACCTGCGGCTGCTGGACTACAGCGAGCACACGCTCTCGCCGGGCGACGACGCGCGCGCGGCGTCGTACATCGAGTGCGCGATCTCCGACCGGGTGTACTGGGGCATCGGGATCGACCCGTCGATCGTGACCGCTTCGCTGCGGGCCGTCGTCTCGGCCGTGAACCGGGCGAACCGGTAG
- a CDS encoding peroxiredoxin-like family protein has protein sequence MGDLNTELAELRESVASHVPAEVAEVLKADRATFVGVVAEAAAKPGTPMPDLALPDAGGDRVRVADGPAVVVFYRGAWCPYCNLALRTYQQELVPELEKLGVKLVAVSPQLPDGSLSTKDLEFAVLSDVDNELGRALGITFRLAPETKPAFDTLIGDVEKINGAAEWELPYPTVLVVDGEGVIRYIDVHPDYTTRTDPADVLAAVKGL, from the coding sequence ATGGGGGATCTCAACACCGAACTCGCCGAGCTGCGGGAGTCCGTCGCGAGCCACGTTCCGGCGGAGGTCGCCGAGGTGCTCAAGGCCGACCGCGCGACGTTCGTGGGGGTGGTCGCCGAGGCGGCCGCGAAACCGGGGACGCCGATGCCGGACCTCGCGCTGCCGGACGCCGGTGGCGATCGGGTGCGGGTCGCGGACGGGCCCGCGGTCGTGGTGTTCTATCGCGGCGCGTGGTGTCCGTACTGCAACCTGGCGCTGCGCACGTATCAGCAGGAGCTGGTGCCGGAGCTGGAGAAACTGGGCGTGAAGCTGGTCGCGGTCAGCCCGCAGCTGCCGGACGGCTCGCTGTCCACAAAGGACCTGGAGTTCGCCGTCCTGTCCGATGTGGACAACGAGCTCGGGCGCGCGCTCGGCATCACGTTCCGGCTGGCCCCGGAGACGAAACCGGCGTTCGACACGCTCATCGGCGACGTCGAGAAGATCAACGGGGCGGCGGAATGGGAGCTGCCGTATCCGACCGTCCTGGTCGTGGACGGCGAAGGCGTCATCCGGTACATCGACGTGCACCCGGACTACACCACGCGCACCGACCCGGCCGACGTCCTGGCCGCCGTGAAAGGCCTGTAG
- a CDS encoding TetR/AcrR family transcriptional regulator: protein MSGQPAKTPQGRMTRDAIVDAAAELMYVHGVAGTSVDKVLAASGAGKSQMYHYFKNKDQLVEAVITRFLENILGNQPTIFELHDWADFDQWAREILAIQTTPKGPIACPLGNLTGELGDDPKMAPLLDKAYREWESHLQRGLESLREQGKLVEGADPARLAQAALTCVQGGLLMAHLRHDVTPIADALKIALDHLRSHARP, encoded by the coding sequence ATGAGTGGTCAACCGGCGAAGACCCCGCAGGGGCGGATGACGAGGGACGCGATCGTCGACGCGGCGGCGGAGCTGATGTACGTCCACGGCGTCGCCGGGACGAGCGTCGACAAGGTGCTCGCGGCCAGCGGGGCCGGGAAATCGCAGATGTACCACTACTTCAAGAACAAGGATCAGCTCGTCGAAGCGGTCATCACCCGCTTCCTCGAAAACATCCTCGGCAACCAGCCGACCATCTTCGAGCTGCACGACTGGGCCGATTTCGACCAGTGGGCCAGGGAGATCCTGGCCATCCAGACCACGCCCAAGGGGCCGATCGCCTGCCCGCTGGGCAACCTCACCGGCGAACTCGGCGACGACCCCAAGATGGCGCCGCTGCTGGACAAGGCCTACCGCGAATGGGAGTCACATCTCCAGCGCGGCCTGGAATCGTTGCGAGAACAGGGAAAACTGGTCGAAGGCGCCGACCCGGCGAGGCTCGCACAGGCCGCGCTGACCTGTGTGCAGGGCGGCCTGCTGATGGCCCACCTGCGCCACGACGTCACGCCGATCGCCGACGCGCTCAAGATCGCCCTGGACCACCTGAGGAGTCACGCTCGCCCGTGA
- a CDS encoding LysR family transcriptional regulator yields MDIGRLRTLREFADRGSVTAAAKALHCTPSAVSQQLRALQSDVGLALTEPAGRGLRLTDAGRALVARADDVLAALERAESELDTYRSAPRGRVRVAIFQSAGLMLLPGLLHRTAEFDGLDVIVRDVDMTPPEVPGLVADYDIVVAHRDEHAPSLGSDRLETRHLLREPLDVALPAGHRLAKRRRIELAELADERWISVNAGFPVDDILQSLIIRTGVRPQVVQRINDFRITERLVAAGHGIALLPRYTMDTRRGSGLVCRPLAGIKAARHVEAVYRLGASSRPAVAKVLDALADEVGALTGERDSSGGPGRS; encoded by the coding sequence ATGGACATCGGCCGGTTGCGGACCCTGCGGGAGTTCGCCGATCGCGGCAGCGTGACGGCGGCCGCGAAAGCGTTGCACTGCACGCCGTCCGCGGTCTCCCAGCAGCTGCGCGCCTTGCAGAGTGACGTCGGTCTCGCGCTGACGGAACCGGCCGGACGCGGCCTGCGGCTGACCGACGCGGGCCGCGCGCTGGTCGCCCGCGCGGACGACGTGCTCGCCGCACTGGAGCGGGCGGAGTCCGAATTGGACACTTACCGCAGTGCCCCGCGCGGCCGGGTCCGGGTGGCGATCTTCCAGTCCGCCGGGCTGATGCTGCTGCCCGGCCTGCTGCACCGGACGGCGGAATTCGACGGGCTGGACGTCATCGTGCGCGACGTCGACATGACCCCGCCGGAGGTCCCCGGCCTCGTCGCGGATTACGACATCGTGGTGGCGCACCGGGACGAGCACGCGCCGTCGCTCGGCTCGGACCGGCTGGAGACCCGGCATCTGCTGCGGGAACCGCTCGACGTCGCGCTCCCCGCGGGGCACCGGCTCGCGAAGCGCCGCCGTATCGAACTCGCCGAACTGGCCGACGAACGCTGGATCAGCGTCAACGCCGGCTTCCCGGTGGACGACATCCTCCAGTCGCTGATCATCCGCACCGGGGTGCGGCCGCAGGTGGTCCAGCGCATCAACGACTTCCGCATCACCGAACGGCTCGTCGCCGCCGGGCACGGGATCGCGCTTCTTCCCCGGTACACAATGGACACTCGGCGCGGCAGCGGTCTGGTCTGCCGTCCGCTCGCCGGGATCAAGGCGGCCCGGCACGTGGAGGCGGTCTACCGGCTCGGCGCGTCTTCGCGGCCCGCGGTGGCGAAGGTGCTCGACGCGCTCGCCGACGAGGTCGGCGCGCTCACGGGCGAGCGTGACTCCTCAGGTGGTCCAGGGCGATCTTGA
- a CDS encoding EamA family transporter, producing the protein MPARDRLLALFVAVLWGCNFLAIHATLGQFPPVFAGGLRFAVIAIPTILFVPWPKVKIRHLLGYGLGFGTGQFVFLFIAMDTGMPTGLASLVLQASAPFTVLLGAVFLRERVSGRQLAGILLAVAGMATIAWQQAGNAALLPVILTLLGALSWAFGNLSTRQAAPDNPLNFVLWMSVVPPLPMFALSLVMEGPAEIGHSLSTLGTTTGLIGLGGLAYVVVFGTIVGSGIWTSLMRRNPAGVVAPFSLLVPVVGLSMAFLVLDERPSPVEIVAAAVVIGGVLFGSTKRRVREPDFLAEAETPQPTGVR; encoded by the coding sequence ATGCCCGCCCGCGATCGTCTGCTCGCCCTGTTCGTCGCCGTCCTCTGGGGTTGCAACTTCCTCGCCATCCACGCCACCCTCGGCCAGTTCCCGCCCGTCTTCGCCGGCGGGCTGCGTTTCGCGGTCATCGCGATCCCGACGATCCTGTTCGTCCCGTGGCCGAAGGTGAAGATCCGCCACCTGCTCGGCTACGGGCTGGGCTTCGGCACCGGGCAGTTCGTGTTCCTCTTCATCGCGATGGACACCGGCATGCCGACCGGTCTCGCGTCGCTCGTGCTGCAGGCGTCGGCCCCGTTCACCGTGCTGCTCGGCGCCGTCTTCCTCCGCGAACGCGTGTCCGGACGGCAGCTCGCCGGGATCCTGCTCGCCGTCGCCGGAATGGCGACGATCGCCTGGCAGCAGGCCGGGAACGCCGCCCTGCTGCCGGTGATCCTGACCCTGCTCGGCGCGCTGAGCTGGGCGTTCGGCAACCTGAGCACCCGGCAGGCGGCACCGGACAATCCGCTGAATTTCGTCCTCTGGATGTCCGTGGTGCCGCCGCTGCCGATGTTCGCGCTGTCGCTGGTGATGGAGGGCCCCGCCGAGATCGGGCACTCGCTGAGCACGCTCGGCACGACGACCGGGCTGATCGGGCTCGGCGGCCTCGCCTACGTCGTGGTGTTCGGCACGATCGTCGGCTCCGGGATCTGGACGTCGCTGATGCGCCGCAACCCGGCGGGCGTGGTCGCGCCGTTCTCCCTGCTGGTGCCGGTGGTCGGGCTGTCGATGGCGTTCCTGGTCCTCGACGAGCGGCCTTCGCCGGTGGAGATCGTCGCGGCGGCCGTGGTCATCGGCGGCGTCCTGTTCGGTTCGACGAAACGCCGCGTGCGCGAGCCGGATTTCCTCGCCGAAGCCGAAACGCCTCAGCCCACTGGCGTGCGGTGA
- the erm gene encoding 23S ribosomal RNA methyltransferase Erm: MRTQRPGRHELGQNFLIDRTIIETVVKLVDGTTGPIIEFGTGDGALTLPLEQLGRPLTGVEIDDRRTARLAGRVQPPTKIVTADFLRFPLPKTPHVLVGNLPFHLTTATLRHVLAAPGWTDAVLLMQWEVARRRAGVGGATMMTAQWWPWFDFRLAGRVPAEAFRPRPGVDGGLLTMARRERPLVGDADREGYQDFVRQVFTRPGRDVVPKRLTARQWAEAFRLRRGNPARARGVSSNRTGRRR; encoded by the coding sequence TTGCGCACACAGCGTCCTGGCCGTCATGAACTCGGCCAGAACTTCCTCATCGACCGGACCATCATCGAAACCGTCGTGAAGCTCGTCGACGGCACGACCGGGCCGATCATCGAATTCGGCACGGGCGATGGCGCCCTCACCCTGCCGTTGGAACAGCTCGGCAGGCCACTGACCGGCGTCGAAATCGACGACCGCCGCACCGCCCGGCTGGCGGGCCGCGTCCAGCCGCCGACGAAGATCGTCACCGCGGACTTCCTGCGGTTCCCGTTGCCGAAGACACCCCATGTGCTGGTCGGGAACCTGCCGTTCCACCTGACCACCGCGACCCTGCGCCACGTCCTCGCCGCTCCCGGGTGGACGGACGCCGTCCTGCTCATGCAGTGGGAGGTGGCGCGCCGCCGGGCCGGGGTCGGTGGCGCGACCATGATGACCGCGCAGTGGTGGCCGTGGTTCGACTTCCGGCTGGCGGGCCGGGTGCCCGCGGAGGCGTTCCGCCCGAGGCCGGGCGTCGACGGCGGTCTGCTCACCATGGCCCGGCGTGAGCGGCCGCTCGTCGGCGACGCGGATCGTGAGGGCTACCAGGACTTCGTGCGGCAGGTGTTCACCAGGCCCGGCCGGGACGTCGTGCCCAAACGGCTCACCGCACGCCAGTGGGCTGAGGCGTTTCGGCTTCGGCGAGGAAATCCGGCTCGCGCACGCGGCGTTTCGTCGAACCGAACAGGACGCCGCCGATGA
- a CDS encoding SDR family oxidoreductase, protein MTSIEGAVVLVTGGQRGLGKAFVAELLDRGAAKIYATARSPREETDPRIVPLPLDVTDPESVRALAANASDATIVFNNAGVLGLGSLLNDGVEAHRPVFETNVFGALRVAQAFAPQLKDGGALVNVHSVLSWAAGSGSYGASKAAFWSLTNSLRIEFAEQGTQVVGVHLGYTDTDMTQGLDIPKNDPRDVARQVVDGLEKGETEVLTDDLTRRVKAALSGPVEHLGTSRIGA, encoded by the coding sequence ATGACCTCCATCGAAGGCGCCGTCGTCCTGGTCACCGGCGGGCAGCGCGGGCTCGGCAAGGCGTTCGTCGCCGAACTGCTCGACCGCGGCGCCGCGAAGATCTACGCGACGGCCAGGTCGCCGCGCGAGGAGACCGATCCGCGGATCGTCCCGCTCCCGCTCGACGTCACCGACCCGGAATCCGTCCGCGCGCTGGCCGCGAACGCGAGCGACGCCACGATCGTCTTCAACAACGCCGGCGTCCTCGGGCTCGGCTCGCTGTTGAACGACGGCGTCGAAGCGCACCGGCCGGTCTTCGAGACGAACGTCTTCGGCGCGCTGCGCGTCGCGCAAGCGTTTGCGCCGCAGCTCAAGGATGGCGGGGCGCTGGTCAACGTGCATTCGGTCCTGTCGTGGGCGGCGGGCTCGGGCTCGTACGGCGCGTCGAAGGCGGCGTTCTGGTCGCTCACCAATTCGCTCCGCATCGAGTTCGCCGAGCAGGGCACTCAGGTGGTCGGCGTTCACCTCGGCTACACCGACACCGACATGACCCAGGGCCTCGACATCCCCAAGAACGACCCTCGCGACGTCGCCCGCCAGGTCGTCGACGGCCTCGAAAAGGGCGAGACCGAGGTGCTCACCGACGACCTCACCCGCCGGGTCAAGGCCGCGCTGTCCGGTCCGGTCGAGCATCTCGGCACCAGCCGGATCGGCGCGTAG